From a single Bacillus pseudomycoides DSM 12442 genomic region:
- a CDS encoding MOP flippase family protein, which translates to MITNLKQKAFSGAKWTTTSALIVSSLQIIQLVIVSRILPPESLGLMTTIMVVVGFAQLYSDMGITNAIIYKENLTKKQLSSLYWFNIMLGLLLTLVIIGFTPVIAYFYHEPRLSILLCLIAVIFLINPIGQQSMVLHQKELKFDILAKIEIIAAISGFLLTITLAYIGYDVYSLVIGQIFINFMKMCGYVFISKNVSKPMMYFRFSEVKSFVSFGLYQLGERTIHYINSNLDYIIIGSLLGSKALGYYTIAFNLIILPISKINPIVTRVAFPIFSKMQNDISLLKKSYFKIIQILSCINFPYFFGLFISAPILVPVIFGEKWMPSVLLIQILSFVGITRAIVNPIGALVMARGRVDLGFKWHFFMLFSQVPLIITGAYFGGITGVAMGYCCHQVVYIITNYTFVIRTLVGSCLKEFLESFMSSIKASLVMMGTVLVILNFIKQLDMTIQLVLVVSLGAVFYITASLVFQRQLIIELKELFLRKRIKNVS; encoded by the coding sequence ATGATTACAAATTTAAAGCAAAAAGCATTTAGTGGAGCTAAATGGACTACAACATCAGCACTAATTGTTTCTAGTTTACAAATAATTCAATTGGTTATAGTATCTAGAATACTTCCGCCTGAATCATTAGGATTAATGACTACTATTATGGTAGTTGTAGGGTTTGCTCAATTATATTCGGATATGGGAATTACTAACGCTATAATTTATAAAGAGAATTTAACTAAAAAACAATTATCGAGTCTTTATTGGTTTAATATAATGTTAGGGTTATTATTAACTTTAGTTATTATTGGATTTACTCCAGTTATAGCATATTTTTATCATGAACCAAGATTAAGCATTTTATTATGCTTAATAGCAGTAATATTTTTGATTAATCCAATAGGCCAACAATCTATGGTTTTACATCAAAAAGAGCTTAAATTTGATATTCTAGCAAAGATAGAAATAATAGCGGCTATATCAGGTTTTTTATTAACCATAACTCTTGCTTATATAGGCTATGATGTCTACTCATTAGTTATTGGTCAAATATTTATTAACTTTATGAAAATGTGTGGATATGTTTTTATTAGTAAAAATGTATCGAAGCCTATGATGTACTTTAGATTTAGTGAAGTGAAATCTTTCGTAAGTTTTGGTTTATATCAATTAGGTGAAAGAACAATTCATTACATCAATTCTAATCTAGATTATATAATTATTGGAAGTCTACTTGGTTCAAAAGCCCTAGGTTATTATACTATTGCTTTCAATCTTATAATATTACCTATTTCAAAGATTAATCCCATAGTGACAAGAGTGGCATTTCCTATATTTTCTAAGATGCAAAATGATATATCTTTGCTAAAAAAATCATACTTTAAAATCATTCAGATTTTGAGTTGTATAAATTTCCCTTATTTTTTTGGTTTATTTATATCTGCTCCAATTTTAGTTCCTGTTATTTTTGGAGAGAAATGGATGCCTAGTGTATTACTTATTCAAATACTCTCTTTTGTTGGAATAACAAGAGCTATTGTCAATCCAATTGGGGCATTAGTAATGGCCAGGGGAAGAGTAGATTTAGGATTTAAGTGGCACTTTTTTATGCTGTTTTCTCAAGTGCCCTTAATTATCACCGGAGCATATTTTGGTGGAATAACGGGAGTAGCTATGGGATATTGTTGCCATCAGGTGGTATACATAATTACAAATTACACATTTGTGATTCGAACATTAGTGGGTTCTTGTTTGAAAGAGTTTTTAGAAAGTTTTATGAGTTCTATAAAAGCTTCATTAGTTATGATGGGAACTGTATTGGTGATACTGAATTTTATAAAGCAGTTAGATATGACAATTCAGCTAGTTTTAGTGGTTTCGTTGGGAGCCGTGTTTTACATAACGGCTTCTTTGGTATTTCAACGACAACTAATTATAGAATTAAAAGAATTATTTTTAAGGAAAAGGATAAAAAACGTTAGTTAA
- a CDS encoding class D sortase, producing the protein MEKRKKVHKRKSKWRWVIIGIPVSVILLGLGIIAFFGWELTKQTTLLAHIVVTPYKPAEAEKEFKQIWSKIPDPGEKLGELKFPSLAYEVPVVEGTHPRELKSGVGHFAGSTLPGQGGNVVLSGHRNTSFRKLEDVKKGDQIKFATPYGECVYEITDFKITGANDETIIVPTDYETLTLTTCYPFEHIGDALDRFIVYTKLVSKPDLEK; encoded by the coding sequence ATGGAAAAAAGAAAGAAAGTACATAAGCGTAAGTCAAAATGGAGATGGGTAATCATCGGGATTCCTGTTTCCGTTATTTTGTTAGGTCTTGGGATTATTGCTTTTTTCGGCTGGGAGCTTACAAAGCAAACAACATTGTTAGCTCATATAGTTGTTACACCGTATAAGCCTGCAGAGGCTGAAAAAGAGTTTAAACAAATTTGGTCTAAAATTCCTGATCCAGGAGAGAAGCTTGGTGAATTGAAGTTTCCTTCTCTTGCTTATGAGGTTCCTGTTGTAGAAGGGACGCACCCGAGAGAGCTGAAATCAGGAGTCGGACATTTTGCTGGGAGTACGTTGCCAGGACAAGGCGGGAATGTTGTGTTAAGCGGACACCGGAATACGAGTTTTCGTAAGCTGGAAGATGTGAAGAAAGGTGATCAAATCAAATTTGCAACGCCGTATGGTGAGTGTGTTTATGAAATAACAGATTTCAAAATTACGGGAGCGAATGATGAGACGATTATCGTTCCAACTGATTATGAGACATTAACGTTAACGACATGTTATCCGTTTGAGCATATTGGTGATGCTCTGGATCGCTTTATTGTGTATACGAAGCTTGTGTCTAAGCCGGATTTAGAGAAATAG
- a CDS encoding sugar transferase — protein MKRAFDALTAVLTLMLLSFIILIVALLVRFKLGSPIIFKQQRPGLHGKPFYVYKFHPMTDAKDEEGNFLPDNVRLTSFGKLLRKLSLDELLQLINVIKGYTSLVGPRPLLMEYLPLYTSQQARRHEVHPGITGWAQVNGRNAISWEDKFKLDVWYVDNQSLWLDIKILFLTVEKVFKSEGVGQQGHVTMQKFTGLNSNKEVVK, from the coding sequence ATGAAAAGGGCTTTTGATGCTCTTACAGCAGTTTTAACTCTGATGTTGTTGTCTTTTATAATTTTAATTGTCGCCCTTCTTGTAAGGTTCAAACTAGGTAGTCCTATTATTTTCAAACAACAACGTCCAGGCTTACATGGAAAACCCTTCTATGTATACAAGTTTCATCCAATGACAGATGCAAAAGATGAAGAGGGTAATTTCTTACCAGATAATGTTCGTTTAACATCATTTGGTAAATTACTTAGAAAGTTAAGTCTAGATGAATTACTACAACTTATTAATGTAATAAAAGGATATACTAGTTTAGTAGGACCTCGTCCATTATTAATGGAATATCTCCCACTGTATACCTCCCAACAAGCTAGACGTCATGAAGTGCACCCTGGTATTACTGGATGGGCGCAAGTAAATGGACGAAATGCAATTTCTTGGGAAGATAAATTTAAATTAGATGTTTGGTATGTGGATAATCAGTCCCTTTGGTTAGATATAAAGATTTTATTTTTAACAGTTGAAAAGGTTTTTAAATCAGAAGGGGTTGGTCAACAAGGTCATGTGACGATGCAGAAATTTACAGGATTAAACTCAAATAAAGAAGTGGTGAAATGA
- a CDS encoding glycosyltransferase: MNQAKKVCIVSPIHDYKDIRVYQKQAKTIENSGYEVSLLARKDYDEKIGNIQIFAIPKSKNFLSRIILQPKLLCKILKTRSKIVHLHNPDTILLGFLLKMFNKKVIYDTHEDFSKRILIREWIPYSYRKLIAKVVTGLELMASRCFDGFIVTQEGLLAKYKNALLIENAPIHQGELITRAYELSKLISKSNYIRVVYVGGISEQRGLRQIVQALEEINKTYSCRLWLIGPDSKEINELQKLNGWKYVDYLGKLPQEKAFSYVIKSDIGLCTILDVVDHAETSPNKIFEYMTLGIPFIASDFPKWEKKIGCSNAGYFVDPQNINKIADLILKIGSDEDLKSYLSNNGKKYIYEKFNWERESEKLIEYYKKIN, from the coding sequence ATGAATCAAGCTAAGAAGGTATGTATAGTTTCTCCTATACACGATTATAAGGATATAAGGGTATACCAAAAACAAGCAAAGACTATAGAAAATAGTGGTTATGAGGTTAGTTTGCTTGCTAGAAAAGATTATGATGAGAAAATAGGTAATATACAAATCTTCGCAATTCCAAAATCAAAAAACTTTTTAAGTAGAATTATCTTGCAACCTAAATTACTTTGTAAAATACTTAAGACAAGGTCTAAAATAGTTCATTTGCATAATCCTGACACGATATTATTAGGATTTTTGTTGAAAATGTTTAATAAAAAAGTTATTTATGATACTCACGAAGATTTTTCAAAAAGAATATTAATTCGGGAATGGATTCCCTATTCTTATAGGAAACTTATTGCTAAAGTAGTTACAGGTTTAGAGTTAATGGCATCAAGGTGTTTTGATGGATTTATTGTTACACAAGAAGGTTTACTTGCCAAATATAAAAATGCATTGTTAATTGAGAATGCGCCAATTCATCAGGGTGAACTAATAACGAGGGCTTATGAATTAAGTAAGCTAATCTCAAAGAGTAACTATATAAGGGTGGTTTACGTTGGTGGAATCAGTGAGCAACGGGGTTTGAGACAGATAGTACAAGCTTTAGAAGAAATAAATAAGACTTATAGTTGCAGATTATGGCTAATTGGTCCAGATTCAAAAGAAATAAATGAGCTTCAGAAATTGAATGGTTGGAAATATGTAGACTATTTAGGAAAGCTTCCTCAAGAGAAAGCTTTTTCATATGTAATAAAATCAGATATAGGTTTATGTACAATATTAGATGTTGTTGATCATGCTGAGACAAGCCCCAATAAGATTTTCGAGTATATGACTTTAGGTATCCCATTTATTGCAAGTGACTTCCCGAAATGGGAAAAGAAAATAGGGTGTAGTAATGCGGGATATTTTGTAGATCCACAAAATATAAACAAGATTGCAGATCTGATATTGAAGATTGGTTCGGATGAAGATTTGAAAAGTTATTTATCTAATAATGGAAAGAAATATATTTATGAAAAATTTAATTGGGAAAGAGAATCAGAAAAACTTATAGAGTATTATAAAAAAATAAATTAG
- a CDS encoding acetyltransferase: MKKIALIGQGGHAKVIIDMIHANTGYEIVAIFDDKYECLSEDQGICYGPISSIKEIIEEIGFKIVLAIGHNAVRKRIVEQLELKDGSYETIIHPTAVVSESASIGFGTVIMPKAVINADTIIGRHVIVNTAAVIEHDNQIGDFAHISPNATLTGTVFVNEGTQIGAGAIVIPNRKIGQWSIIGAGATVIHDIPSSCTAVGSPARVIK, encoded by the coding sequence ATGAAAAAGATAGCTTTAATTGGTCAAGGTGGGCATGCGAAAGTTATTATAGATATGATTCATGCAAATACAGGTTATGAGATTGTTGCTATATTTGATGATAAATATGAATGTTTAAGTGAGGACCAGGGCATATGTTATGGACCAATCTCTTCTATTAAAGAAATAATAGAAGAGATTGGATTTAAAATTGTGCTTGCGATTGGACATAATGCTGTACGAAAAAGGATAGTTGAGCAGTTAGAATTGAAGGATGGAAGTTATGAGACAATTATTCATCCAACTGCTGTAGTGAGTGAGTCTGCTTCCATTGGGTTTGGAACTGTTATTATGCCTAAAGCAGTTATTAATGCGGATACTATAATTGGAAGGCATGTTATTGTTAATACTGCAGCAGTGATAGAACATGATAATCAGATTGGTGATTTTGCACATATTTCTCCAAATGCGACGTTAACGGGAACAGTCTTTGTTAATGAAGGTACACAAATAGGTGCAGGGGCAATTGTTATCCCGAATCGAAAAATTGGCCAATGGAGTATAATTGGTGCAGGAGCAACAGTCATTCATGATATACCATCTTCTTGTACAGCAGTAGGTTCGCCCGCAAGAGTTATAAAATAA
- a CDS encoding glycosyltransferase family 4 protein — translation MRVLLLHQYFLGKDDPGGSRFNQFVKYWEEQGHEITIVAGTVHYTTGKKEEKYKGKWIVAEEYSPNVKVLRTYVSEAYNKSFFGRLWGYFSFTVSSLTAILFRVKSHDIVIVTSPPLFVGVTGIFTKWFKRIPMIFEVRDLWPESAIDTGVLKSKPLIKMAFFVEKMSYKFANKINVLTPAFRNVLIEKKHISPDKITFIPNGADLDIFEPGEKDNWVREKYSLQNKFVVTYMGAHGLANNLDSLLNLAKACEEYEDIAFLLVGDGMEKARLKKRVKSERIQNVIFIDSQPKAVIPDFCNASDICTAVLKKVDTFKTVYPNKVFDYMSCAKPILLGIDGAARELVEESGCGVYVDPEDIIQFKEKILEFYHNRERLDEMGLKGYKYVQRKFSRKALAHKYIQEIESIIK, via the coding sequence ATGAGGGTTTTATTACTTCATCAGTATTTTTTAGGAAAAGATGACCCAGGTGGTTCTAGATTTAATCAATTTGTTAAGTATTGGGAAGAGCAAGGACATGAGATTACAATTGTGGCTGGGACTGTACATTACACTACGGGTAAAAAAGAAGAGAAGTATAAAGGAAAATGGATTGTAGCAGAGGAGTATTCCCCGAATGTAAAAGTACTAAGAACATATGTATCTGAAGCTTATAATAAGTCATTTTTTGGAAGGCTATGGGGGTACTTTTCGTTTACAGTTTCTTCATTAACAGCTATTCTTTTCAGGGTGAAAAGTCATGATATTGTAATTGTAACTTCTCCGCCGTTATTTGTTGGGGTTACTGGTATTTTTACAAAATGGTTTAAAAGAATACCGATGATATTTGAAGTTCGAGATTTATGGCCAGAATCGGCTATTGATACTGGGGTTTTAAAGAGTAAGCCATTAATAAAAATGGCTTTTTTTGTTGAAAAAATGTCTTATAAGTTTGCGAATAAAATCAATGTTTTAACTCCTGCGTTTCGTAATGTATTAATTGAGAAGAAACATATTTCTCCAGATAAAATAACTTTTATCCCAAATGGGGCAGATTTAGATATTTTCGAACCAGGTGAAAAAGATAACTGGGTTCGTGAAAAATACAGTTTGCAAAATAAGTTTGTCGTTACTTATATGGGGGCACATGGGCTAGCGAATAATTTAGATAGTCTTTTAAATCTTGCGAAGGCATGCGAAGAATATGAAGATATAGCTTTTCTATTAGTTGGAGATGGGATGGAAAAAGCACGACTGAAAAAAAGAGTTAAGAGTGAAAGGATACAAAATGTTATATTTATTGACTCGCAACCAAAGGCAGTTATTCCTGATTTTTGTAATGCTTCAGATATTTGTACTGCAGTTTTGAAAAAGGTAGATACATTTAAAACAGTATATCCTAATAAAGTGTTTGATTATATGTCATGTGCAAAACCGATTTTACTTGGAATTGATGGAGCTGCTAGAGAATTAGTAGAGGAAAGTGGATGTGGAGTTTATGTTGATCCTGAAGATATTATCCAGTTTAAAGAGAAAATATTAGAATTCTATCATAATAGAGAACGATTAGATGAAATGGGTCTTAAAGGTTATAAATACGTGCAAAGGAAATTTAGTCGAAAAGCTTTAGCACATAAATACATTCAAGAAATTGAAAGTATAATCAAATAG
- a CDS encoding glycosyltransferase: MKILFIANHFPPINNSASIRILNYVNHLQVMGNEVMVLTPDYPKDFINYDEELLYKINTNIKVIRVDMGSIYKRIYPKKSRQIGNDSPAKASKKNILKSSIKRNLAIPDSYIEWKNNAVKIGDKLIKKNKVDIIISTHETPSCHLAGLKLKKNNPEVKWITYWSDPWTFEYYRSRESLLKRNVEKWLERNVVKKSDKFLFTTEETRDLYISSYSIPKSRTAIVYRGFEEYSRENSKKFIGLLKKDKINLVHTGEIYTELRDTRPLIEALKALEEEEKDIFDQINIVLVGGVDNLKIKKELKDIKCVSLLSRVPYEEAQDYMHNSDGLLLWGNKYGCQIPGKVYEYFGVKSPILTILANNQDPVGKLMKDVDKGPIIYNNAQEIKEMIKEFVKNKDKKEYWYEIIPKYKWENVAKDLFSKISD, encoded by the coding sequence ATGAAGATTTTATTTATAGCAAATCACTTTCCGCCTATAAACAATTCTGCGAGTATTAGAATATTAAATTATGTTAATCATTTGCAGGTGATGGGGAATGAAGTGATGGTACTCACACCAGATTATCCTAAAGATTTTATAAATTATGATGAAGAGCTTTTATATAAAATAAATACAAACATTAAAGTAATTAGAGTAGATATGGGATCAATATATAAAAGAATTTATCCTAAGAAGAGTAGGCAGATTGGTAATGATTCTCCTGCGAAGGCTAGCAAAAAAAACATTTTAAAATCATCTATAAAAAGGAATTTAGCTATTCCAGATTCTTATATTGAATGGAAAAACAATGCCGTCAAGATAGGAGATAAACTAATAAAAAAAAATAAAGTAGATATCATTATTTCAACGCATGAAACCCCTTCTTGTCATTTAGCTGGCTTGAAATTAAAAAAAAATAACCCAGAGGTGAAATGGATAACATATTGGAGTGATCCTTGGACATTTGAATATTATAGATCCAGAGAAAGTTTATTAAAACGTAATGTTGAAAAGTGGTTGGAACGTAATGTTGTTAAAAAGAGTGATAAATTTCTATTTACTACTGAGGAAACAAGGGATTTATATATAAGTAGCTATAGTATACCTAAAAGTAGAACTGCTATTGTTTATAGGGGATTTGAAGAATATTCACGAGAAAACTCAAAGAAATTCATAGGTTTATTAAAAAAGGATAAAATTAATTTAGTGCATACTGGTGAAATATATACTGAGTTGAGAGATACTAGGCCTTTAATTGAAGCATTGAAAGCCTTAGAAGAGGAAGAGAAGGATATTTTTGATCAAATTAATATAGTTTTGGTAGGAGGAGTTGATAATTTAAAGATTAAAAAAGAATTAAAAGATATAAAATGTGTATCTCTTCTATCACGGGTTCCTTATGAAGAGGCGCAAGATTATATGCATAATAGTGATGGATTATTATTGTGGGGCAATAAATATGGTTGTCAGATCCCTGGAAAAGTCTACGAGTATTTCGGAGTTAAATCACCTATTTTAACCATATTGGCTAATAATCAAGATCCAGTTGGTAAATTAATGAAGGACGTCGATAAGGGACCCATTATTTATAATAATGCGCAAGAAATTAAAGAAATGATAAAAGAGTTCGTTAAAAATAAAGATAAAAAAGAATATTGGTATGAAATCATTCCTAAGTATAAATGGGAAAATGTAGCTAAAGATTTGTTTTCTAAGATTTCAGATTAA
- a CDS encoding aminotransferase class I/II-fold pyridoxal phosphate-dependent enzyme: MENKRIFLSPPHMSGNEQKYVNQAFEQNWIAPLGPNVDAFEHQIAEYIGVKSAAAVSAGTAAIHLALQLLGVNRDDTVFCSSLTFAASANPIAYQGAEPIFIDSEPDTWNMSPVALEKAFEDAKASGKLPKAVIVVHLFGQSAKMDEIMDICDKYGVLVVEDSAESLGTTYKGKQTGSFGKFGIFSFNGNKIITTSGGGMLVSNDEVAIQKARFLSTQARDPAVHYEHSHIGYNYRMSNIVAGVGRAQLEVLNNRVQARRDIFTRYKTALGELPGITFMPEFEDAVPNRWLSTLLIDEKVTGVTYLDVIEALAAQNIEARPVWKPLHRQPVFAGSKYYTHGDTDSISDKLFSQGLCLPSGSSMTVEDQERVIATVKEVLAKQVVTK, from the coding sequence ATGGAAAACAAAAGAATCTTTTTATCACCACCACACATGAGCGGAAATGAACAAAAATATGTAAATCAAGCATTCGAGCAAAACTGGATTGCGCCACTAGGACCTAACGTAGATGCATTTGAACATCAAATTGCAGAGTATATTGGAGTGAAAAGTGCCGCTGCTGTTAGCGCAGGTACTGCAGCAATCCATTTAGCACTTCAACTGTTAGGTGTTAATAGAGATGATACTGTATTTTGTTCTTCATTAACGTTTGCAGCAAGTGCAAATCCAATTGCGTATCAAGGGGCCGAACCAATTTTCATAGATTCAGAGCCTGATACATGGAACATGTCTCCAGTTGCACTTGAGAAAGCTTTTGAAGATGCAAAAGCTTCAGGAAAACTTCCGAAAGCAGTAATTGTTGTTCATTTATTTGGACAAAGTGCAAAGATGGATGAAATTATGGATATTTGTGATAAGTATGGTGTACTAGTTGTGGAAGACTCTGCGGAATCACTTGGAACAACTTATAAAGGGAAGCAAACTGGTTCATTTGGTAAGTTTGGTATTTTCTCTTTCAATGGTAACAAGATTATCACGACTTCTGGTGGTGGCATGCTTGTTTCTAATGATGAAGTGGCGATTCAAAAAGCACGCTTCCTTTCGACACAAGCACGTGATCCAGCAGTTCATTATGAACATAGTCATATTGGTTATAATTATCGTATGAGTAATATTGTGGCTGGTGTAGGACGAGCGCAGTTGGAAGTATTAAATAATCGTGTGCAAGCACGTCGTGATATTTTTACTCGCTATAAAACAGCTTTAGGTGAATTACCTGGAATTACATTTATGCCAGAATTCGAAGATGCAGTTCCAAATCGTTGGTTATCTACATTATTAATTGATGAAAAGGTAACAGGTGTTACGTATTTAGATGTGATTGAAGCTTTAGCGGCACAAAATATTGAAGCGCGTCCAGTTTGGAAGCCGCTTCATAGACAGCCTGTCTTCGCAGGTTCTAAATATTATACTCATGGTGATACAGATAGTATTTCTGATAAGCTGTTTAGTCAAGGTTTATGTTTACCTTCTGGTTCAAGTATGACAGTGGAAGATCAAGAAAGAGTTATCGCTACTGTTAAAGAGGTATTAGCAAAGCAAGTTGTAACGAAATAA
- a CDS encoding nucleotide sugar dehydrogenase, whose amino-acid sequence MSKNLCVVGLGYIGLPTSAMFAKAGYTVTGVDVNPIAIEMINQGEIHIEEVGLGELVKEMVGKGRLKASLQPTHADAYIIAVPTPHNADHTANLDYVIGATKSIVPFVKPGNVVIVESTIPPRTINDVVAPIFKEHGWIVGEDIYLAHCPERVLPGRILIELVENTRIVGGINDISTSKAAELYRSFVTGQILETTAVTAEMSKLMENTYRDVNIALANELVKISQELNVDALDVIRLANHHPRVNLHLPGPGVGGHCLAVDPYFIIEKAPEQSVLISNSREINNSMPIFITDQIEKIVPSNGKVAVLGITYKGNIDDVRESPAMTIVDLLTAKGYEVAVHDPHVHQQQVVFNLYDFEEAIIDADCVLVLTDHNEFKHLNETSILEHAKKTVILDTRNCVKCKNSEIIYINFNNLYEIKGLESVKKQLVNN is encoded by the coding sequence ATGAGTAAAAATTTATGCGTAGTAGGACTAGGCTATATTGGATTACCCACATCAGCAATGTTTGCAAAAGCTGGTTATACTGTAACAGGTGTAGATGTAAATCCAATTGCGATAGAAATGATTAATCAAGGGGAAATCCACATTGAGGAAGTTGGTTTGGGAGAATTAGTTAAAGAAATGGTTGGGAAGGGAAGATTAAAAGCTAGTCTTCAACCAACTCATGCAGATGCATATATCATTGCGGTACCAACACCGCATAATGCAGATCATACTGCAAACTTAGATTATGTAATTGGGGCGACAAAATCTATTGTACCCTTTGTAAAACCAGGAAATGTAGTTATTGTTGAATCTACAATTCCTCCGAGAACAATTAATGATGTAGTGGCGCCAATTTTCAAAGAACATGGATGGATTGTAGGAGAAGATATTTATCTAGCCCATTGTCCAGAACGAGTGTTACCAGGACGTATATTAATTGAGTTAGTTGAAAATACACGAATTGTTGGGGGAATCAATGATATTTCTACTAGCAAGGCTGCAGAGCTATATCGTAGCTTCGTTACAGGACAGATATTAGAGACTACTGCTGTTACAGCTGAAATGTCTAAGTTAATGGAGAATACATATCGTGATGTTAATATTGCACTTGCAAATGAATTGGTCAAAATTTCTCAAGAGTTAAATGTTGATGCATTAGATGTAATTCGTTTAGCTAATCATCATCCGCGTGTGAATCTACACCTACCAGGACCAGGTGTTGGAGGCCATTGTTTAGCAGTCGATCCTTATTTCATCATCGAAAAGGCACCAGAACAATCCGTACTAATCTCAAATTCTAGAGAAATAAACAATTCTATGCCGATATTTATTACAGATCAAATAGAAAAAATAGTTCCAAGTAATGGGAAGGTTGCTGTTCTAGGCATTACTTATAAAGGAAATATTGATGATGTTCGAGAAAGTCCTGCGATGACAATTGTAGATTTATTAACAGCTAAAGGATATGAAGTAGCGGTACATGATCCACATGTCCATCAACAACAAGTAGTATTTAATCTATATGACTTTGAAGAAGCGATTATAGATGCAGATTGTGTACTTGTTTTAACAGATCATAATGAATTTAAGCATCTAAATGAGACCAGTATTTTAGAACATGCAAAAAAAACTGTTATCCTGGATACACGTAATTGTGTGAAATGTAAAAACTCAGAAATAATTTATATTAATTTTAATAATTTATATGAAATTAAAGGTTTAGAAAGTGTCAAGAAGCAATTAGTAAATAATTAA
- the galE gene encoding UDP-glucose 4-epimerase GalE, giving the protein MAILVTGGAGYIGSHTCVELLNNGYDIIVVDNLSNSSVESLNRVKEITGKQFKFYEENLLNRDAIDVIFKENIIEAVIHFAGLKAVGESVAIPLTYYHNNITSTLILCDVMQKHNVKKMIFSSSATVYGLPETSPITEEFPLNATNPYGQTKLMIEQMMRDVVVADSEWSVVLLRYFNPFGAHESGRMGEDPNGIPNNLMPYVTQVAVGKLKELSVFGNDYPTKDGTGVRDYIHVVDLANGHVKALEKVLHTTGVDTYNLGTGTGYSVLEMVQAFEKVSGKSVPYKITERRPGDVAVCFADASKAKRELGWEAKRGLEEMCADSWKWQSNNKDGYQEAECMK; this is encoded by the coding sequence ATGGCGATACTTGTAACAGGTGGAGCAGGATATATCGGCAGTCATACATGCGTGGAATTATTAAATAATGGTTATGATATTATAGTAGTTGATAACCTTTCTAATAGCTCAGTAGAATCGTTGAATCGAGTGAAAGAAATAACAGGAAAACAGTTTAAATTTTATGAAGAAAATCTTCTAAATCGTGATGCAATCGATGTGATTTTTAAAGAAAATATAATTGAAGCAGTCATTCATTTTGCTGGCTTAAAAGCAGTTGGAGAATCAGTAGCAATTCCGCTTACTTATTATCATAACAACATTACAAGTACATTAATATTATGCGATGTTATGCAGAAGCATAATGTAAAGAAAATGATTTTTAGTTCATCAGCAACGGTATATGGTCTTCCTGAAACATCACCAATTACAGAAGAATTTCCTTTAAATGCAACAAACCCATACGGTCAAACAAAGTTGATGATTGAACAAATGATGCGTGATGTAGTTGTAGCTGATTCTGAGTGGAGTGTTGTATTACTTCGTTATTTCAATCCATTTGGTGCACATGAAAGTGGGCGTATGGGGGAAGATCCAAATGGAATTCCGAACAACTTAATGCCATATGTAACGCAAGTAGCAGTTGGTAAGTTAAAAGAACTAAGTGTATTTGGAAACGATTATCCGACAAAAGATGGTACAGGTGTCCGTGATTATATTCACGTTGTTGATCTTGCGAATGGACATGTGAAGGCTCTTGAAAAAGTATTACATACAACAGGTGTAGATACATATAACCTTGGTACAGGTACTGGATATAGCGTGCTAGAGATGGTACAAGCATTCGAGAAAGTTTCAGGAAAGTCCGTTCCATATAAAATTACAGAGCGTCGTCCTGGAGATGTTGCTGTATGTTTTGCAGATGCATCTAAAGCGAAACGTGAATTAGGATGGGAAGCAAAGCGCGGGCTTGAAGAAATGTGCGCGGACTCATGGAAATGGCAGTCGAATAATAAGGATGGCTACCAAGAAGCAGAATGTATGAAGTGA
- a CDS encoding NAD-dependent epimerase/dehydratase family protein yields the protein MILVIGGASYIGSHVVKELLSQKHRVVIRDFTTVTNNDHVSN from the coding sequence GTGATACTGGTAATCGGCGGTGCGAGTTATATCGGGAGTCATGTTGTGAAAGAACTGCTATCACAAAAACATCGAGTTGTTATAAGGGATTTTACCACCGTTACTAACAATGATCACGTATCAAATTAA